From a region of the Enterobacter cancerogenus genome:
- a CDS encoding RpiB/LacA/LacB family sugar-phosphate isomerase, giving the protein MKIALMMENSQAAKNPIILNELKAVADEKGFPVYNVGMSDENDHHLTYIHLGIMASILLNSKAVDFVVTGCGTGQGALMSLNIHPGVVCGYCIDPADAFLFAQINNGNALALPFAKGFGWGAELNVRFIFEKAFTGRNGEGYPPERKEPQVRNAGILNQVKAAVVKENYLDTLRAIDPELVKTAVSGQRFQQCFFENCQDKEIEAFVRGIVG; this is encoded by the coding sequence ATGAAAATTGCACTGATGATGGAAAACAGCCAGGCAGCCAAGAATCCCATCATCCTCAATGAGCTAAAGGCCGTCGCGGACGAAAAAGGCTTCCCTGTCTATAACGTGGGGATGAGCGATGAGAACGATCACCATCTTACCTATATTCACCTGGGCATTATGGCGAGTATTTTGCTCAATTCCAAAGCCGTCGATTTCGTCGTGACGGGCTGCGGTACCGGTCAGGGTGCGCTGATGTCGCTCAACATTCATCCCGGCGTGGTTTGCGGCTACTGCATTGATCCGGCTGATGCCTTCCTCTTTGCCCAGATCAACAACGGCAACGCCCTTGCACTGCCGTTCGCCAAAGGGTTTGGCTGGGGTGCCGAGCTGAACGTGCGTTTCATCTTTGAGAAAGCCTTCACCGGTCGCAACGGCGAAGGGTATCCGCCAGAACGTAAAGAGCCTCAGGTACGCAACGCCGGGATCCTCAACCAGGTGAAAGCGGCCGTGGTGAAAGAGAACTACCTTGATACGCTGCGCGCGATTGACCCTGAGCTGGTGAAAACCGCCGTATCCGGCCAGCGCTTCCAGCAGTGCTTCTTTGAAAACTGCCAGGACAAAGAGATTGAAGCTTTCGTCCGTGGCATTGTGGGCTAA
- a CDS encoding MFS transporter, producing the protein MSENITGKANRGLSPAALLVAGAFFMEFLDGTVIATALPDMAKSFGVQAVDLNIGISAYLITLAVLIPASGWIADRFGARKVFALALAIFTLASVFCGLSTTVDAFVAMRVLQGMGGALMVPVGRLAVLRTTPKHQLIAAIATLTWPALVAPIIGPPLGGFITHFADWRWIFFINVPLGIAAILLALRIIPDLRDESRRPFDTPGFIATTVAMVSLVYAMELMGGEHVRMGLTVCLFIVGGVALSVALRHFRRAAWPMIRLEAMQVATFRVTMYGGSLFRASISAVPFLLPLMFQVGFGMDAFHAGLLVLAVFVGNLTIKPATTPLIRGLGFKRLLLINGALNVLALLACAFITPTTPVWLIMLILYLGGVFRSIQFTAVSTLAFADVPSAQMSYANTLFSTATQLAVGLGITLGAIGIRLGEKIGDAFGLAAVPGISFRLAFVVIAVICLAGMFDTLRLAKDAGSAVSAKPSS; encoded by the coding sequence ATGAGTGAAAACATCACCGGGAAAGCGAACCGAGGCTTATCGCCTGCGGCGCTTTTAGTTGCCGGCGCGTTCTTTATGGAGTTTCTTGACGGCACGGTCATTGCCACCGCCCTGCCGGACATGGCAAAAAGCTTCGGCGTGCAGGCCGTGGATCTGAATATCGGAATCAGCGCATACCTTATTACCCTGGCGGTGTTGATCCCCGCCAGCGGCTGGATTGCGGACCGTTTCGGTGCGCGCAAAGTCTTTGCCCTCGCGCTGGCGATCTTCACCCTGGCCTCGGTTTTTTGCGGTCTGTCGACAACCGTTGATGCGTTTGTGGCGATGCGGGTGCTTCAGGGGATGGGCGGCGCGCTGATGGTTCCCGTCGGACGCCTGGCCGTACTGCGCACCACGCCGAAACACCAGCTGATCGCCGCCATCGCCACCCTCACCTGGCCGGCACTGGTTGCCCCGATTATTGGCCCGCCGCTGGGCGGGTTTATCACCCACTTTGCTGACTGGCGCTGGATTTTCTTCATCAACGTCCCGTTAGGCATTGCGGCTATTCTTCTGGCGCTGCGAATTATTCCCGATCTGCGGGATGAGAGCCGTCGTCCGTTCGATACACCGGGGTTTATAGCCACCACTGTTGCCATGGTGAGCCTGGTTTACGCCATGGAACTGATGGGCGGGGAGCACGTCAGGATGGGACTGACGGTATGTTTGTTCATCGTGGGCGGGGTGGCACTGAGCGTTGCGCTGCGCCATTTCCGCCGCGCCGCGTGGCCAATGATAAGACTCGAGGCGATGCAGGTTGCCACTTTTCGCGTCACGATGTACGGCGGCTCGCTGTTTCGCGCCTCGATCAGCGCCGTTCCCTTTCTGCTGCCGCTGATGTTTCAGGTGGGGTTCGGGATGGACGCCTTTCATGCAGGCCTGCTGGTGCTGGCGGTGTTCGTCGGCAATCTCACCATTAAACCGGCGACCACGCCGCTTATTCGCGGCCTCGGGTTTAAGCGGTTACTGCTGATCAACGGCGCGCTGAACGTGCTGGCGCTGCTGGCCTGCGCGTTTATTACCCCCACAACCCCCGTCTGGCTCATCATGCTGATCCTCTATCTCGGCGGCGTCTTCCGCTCCATTCAGTTTACTGCGGTAAGCACCCTCGCTTTTGCCGATGTGCCTTCCGCACAGATGAGCTATGCCAATACGCTGTTTTCAACCGCCACGCAGCTTGCGGTGGGATTAGGTATCACCCTGGGGGCCATTGGCATTCGTCTCGGAGAGAAGATCGGCGATGCTTTCGGACTCGCAGCCGTTCCCGGCATCAGCTTTCGGCTTGCGTTTGTCGTTATCGCGGTGATTTGTCTGGCAGGCATGTTTGACACGCTGCGCCTGGCAAAAGATGCAGGCAGCGCGGTTTCGGCGAAGCCGTCGTCATGA
- the azuC gene encoding stress response protein AzuC — translation MKLRKILKSMWANYCNTFKDVPPGAMF, via the coding sequence ATGAAACTGCGCAAAATCCTGAAAAGCATGTGGGCAAACTACTGCAACACCTTCAAAGACGTCCCACCGGGTGCGATGTTCTGA
- a CDS encoding DUF2766 family protein, which translates to MSQNLSADQELVSDVVACQLVIKQILDVIDVIAPVEVREKMSTQLKNIDFTSHPAAADPVTLRAIQKAIALIELRFTPQGESH; encoded by the coding sequence ATGTCACAAAACCTGAGCGCCGATCAGGAACTGGTATCTGACGTCGTCGCATGCCAGTTGGTTATCAAACAAATCCTTGATGTGATTGACGTTATCGCGCCGGTAGAAGTGCGCGAGAAGATGTCCACCCAACTGAAAAACATCGATTTCACCAGCCATCCTGCTGCGGCCGATCCGGTCACTCTTCGCGCGATCCAAAAAGCCATCGCGCTGATCGAGTTGCGTTTCACGCCGCAGGGTGAGTCTCACTAA
- a CDS encoding anaerobic C4-dicarboxylate transporter, producing MITIEFVVIILCLLVGTRFGGMGLGLISGIGLFILSFVFGLQPGKPPVDVMLTILAVIGCAATLQTAGGLNVMMQFAERLLRKHPQHITLLAPFTTWTLTFLCGTGHVVYTMFPIVADIALKKGIRPERPMAVASVASQMAITASPVSVAVVSLVSILGAQHGIGHAWGILEILAVSVPASLFGVAVAALWSLRRGKDLADDAEFQKKLSDPKQREFIYGGTETLMNQRFPKQAYWSTWIFFAGIAVVVLLGALPELRPAFEVKGKLTALSMNLVIQMMMLIAGAVMLIACKVNASDISNGAVFKAGMVAIFSVFGVAWMSDTFFQAHLDELKMALEGVVKSHPWTYAIVLFLVSKLVNSQAAALTAVAPMGLMLGIDPKMLIAFFPASYGYFVLPTYPSDLACIGFDRSGTTRIGKFIINHSFILPGLIGVSCACAASYLLVQTFF from the coding sequence ATGATCACCATTGAGTTTGTTGTCATTATCCTCTGCCTGCTGGTCGGCACCCGCTTCGGCGGGATGGGGCTTGGGCTGATAAGCGGGATTGGCCTGTTTATTCTCAGTTTCGTGTTTGGGCTTCAGCCCGGCAAACCGCCGGTCGACGTGATGCTGACCATCCTGGCGGTTATCGGCTGCGCCGCCACGCTGCAAACTGCGGGCGGCCTGAACGTGATGATGCAGTTCGCCGAGCGGCTTTTGCGCAAACACCCGCAGCACATTACCCTCCTCGCGCCCTTTACCACCTGGACGCTGACGTTTCTCTGCGGCACCGGGCATGTGGTGTACACCATGTTTCCGATTGTGGCCGATATCGCGCTGAAAAAAGGGATACGGCCAGAGCGCCCGATGGCCGTGGCATCGGTTGCCTCTCAAATGGCGATCACCGCCTCCCCCGTTTCGGTAGCCGTCGTTTCACTGGTGTCGATCCTCGGCGCCCAGCACGGGATTGGGCACGCGTGGGGGATCCTCGAAATCCTGGCGGTGTCCGTTCCCGCATCGCTGTTCGGGGTAGCCGTCGCGGCCCTGTGGAGCCTGCGTCGCGGTAAAGATTTGGCGGATGACGCCGAGTTTCAGAAAAAGTTAAGCGATCCGAAACAACGCGAGTTTATCTACGGCGGAACGGAAACGTTGATGAATCAGCGTTTTCCAAAACAGGCCTACTGGTCGACATGGATCTTCTTTGCCGGGATCGCGGTGGTTGTCCTGCTGGGTGCGCTGCCAGAACTGCGGCCGGCCTTCGAGGTAAAAGGCAAATTAACCGCCCTGTCGATGAACCTCGTCATCCAGATGATGATGCTGATTGCCGGGGCGGTGATGCTGATAGCCTGCAAGGTCAACGCCTCTGACATTTCTAACGGTGCGGTCTTTAAAGCGGGGATGGTCGCCATTTTCTCGGTGTTTGGCGTTGCGTGGATGAGCGACACCTTCTTTCAGGCGCATCTTGATGAGCTGAAAATGGCGCTGGAGGGGGTGGTCAAAAGCCATCCGTGGACCTACGCCATCGTCCTGTTTCTGGTGTCGAAGCTGGTGAACAGCCAGGCGGCGGCACTCACCGCCGTCGCCCCGATGGGGCTAATGCTGGGCATCGATCCGAAAATGCTGATCGCCTTCTTCCCGGCCTCCTATGGTTACTTCGTGCTGCCAACCTACCCGAGCGATCTGGCCTGCATCGGGTTCGACAGGTCAGGAACGACCCGCATCGGCAAATTCATCATCAACCACAGTTTTATTCTGCCTGGACTTATCGGCGTGAGCTGCGCGTGTGCGGCCAGCTATCTGCTGGTACAAACGTTCTTCTGA
- a CDS encoding non-heme ferritin-like protein — protein MATQTMIQKLNAQMNLEFYASNLHLHLSEWCSEKSLNGTATFFRSQAQNNVTHMMRVFDFMKDVGANPIVTARAMTEEHYASLEELFQKTLQEYEQRCDTLSKLAEEAKAQQDSTTLNFLRDMNKEQQQDGMLLKALADEIRNAKREGLCLEQTDRHLLDIVTCQQH, from the coding sequence ATGGCTACCCAAACGATGATTCAAAAACTGAATGCCCAGATGAACCTTGAGTTTTATGCCTCTAATCTGCATCTTCATCTGAGCGAGTGGTGTTCTGAAAAAAGCCTCAACGGTACGGCTACCTTTTTCCGTAGCCAGGCGCAGAATAACGTCACCCATATGATGCGCGTCTTCGACTTTATGAAGGATGTCGGGGCAAATCCCATCGTCACCGCGCGCGCAATGACGGAAGAACACTACGCCTCCCTCGAAGAACTCTTCCAGAAAACGCTGCAGGAATATGAGCAGCGTTGCGACACCTTAAGCAAACTGGCGGAAGAAGCGAAGGCGCAGCAGGACAGCACCACGCTGAATTTCCTGCGCGACATGAACAAAGAGCAGCAGCAGGACGGCATGCTGCTGAAGGCGCTGGCGGATGAGATTCGCAACGCCAAACGTGAAGGTCTGTGCCTCGAACAAACCGATCGTCACCTGCTCGACATTGTTACCTGCCAACAGCACTGA